The DNA segment CGCCAGAACCTTACAAAGGCAAGGGCATTAAATACGATAATGAGCAGATCCGCCGCAAAGCCGGTAAGTCTGCAGGTAAATAGGCAGGTGTAGACAGATGAAGTCCAAGAACGAAAAAAGGTTGCGTCGTAAAGTTCGCATCCGCAAAAAGATTTCAGGCACTGCTGAATGTCCGCGTCTCGTTGTCTTCAGGTCTAACCTGCATATCTACGCTCAGCTCGTGGATGACTGCAAAGGTGTAACCCTTGCAGCAGCTTCCACACTGACTCTTAGCAAAGACGGCGAAGCTCTTAAATCCAACAAGGCTTCTGCAGCCAAGGTTGGCACCGAAATCGCTCGCCTCGCTAAGGAACAGAAAATCGAGCGCGTCGTGTTCGACCGTAACGGCTACATCTATCATGGCCGCATTCAGGCAATTGCTGATGCAGCTCGTGAAGCAGGCCTGCAATTCTAACAGGTATAGGTATAGTCATGGAACAAAACGAACTCG comes from the Halodesulfovibrio marinisediminis DSM 17456 genome and includes:
- the rplR gene encoding 50S ribosomal protein L18, which translates into the protein MKSKNEKRLRRKVRIRKKISGTAECPRLVVFRSNLHIYAQLVDDCKGVTLAAASTLTLSKDGEALKSNKASAAKVGTEIARLAKEQKIERVVFDRNGYIYHGRIQAIADAAREAGLQF